The window TGAGCGAGAGAGAGGCTAAACGAACGGTAGTGTTGAACGCTGTCCTTGAGAAGCGATTGACAAAGGCTCAAGCTGCCACGGCATTGGGGGTATCGGAGCGCCAGGTATGGAGGCTTCTGGCGACCTACCGGAAGGATGGAGCGGCAGGGCTGGTCCATGGCAATCGAGGAC is drawn from SAR202 cluster bacterium and contains these coding sequences:
- a CDS encoding helix-turn-helix domain-containing protein, with product MKELTMSEREAKRTVVLNAVLEKRLTKAQAATALGVSERQVWRLLATYRKDGAAGLVHGNRG